A region of Micromonospora sp. WMMD882 DNA encodes the following proteins:
- the prcA gene encoding proteasome subunit alpha, whose amino-acid sequence MAMQFYASPEQIMRDRSELARKGIARGRSAVVLSYSGGVLFVAENLSSALHKVSEIYDRIGFAAVGRYNEFENLRRAGVRMADLNGLSYDRRDVTGRALANWYAQLLGTLFTEQSKPFEVELCVAQVGATAEQDELYRCTYDGSVTDEPGRMAMGGQAEAIAAVLKTDHRPDMSLGGAVKVAVKALSSVGGEGGVARTIAADQLEVAVLDRTRVGRTFRRITGAALTSLLDGGEEPAPTARTETAKPPAAPSGKPTTSAGSADLEGQAPDTPTEASTGETQP is encoded by the coding sequence GTGGCCATGCAGTTCTACGCCTCGCCCGAACAGATCATGCGCGACCGCTCCGAGCTGGCCCGCAAGGGCATCGCCCGGGGCCGCAGCGCGGTGGTCCTGAGCTACTCGGGCGGGGTGCTCTTCGTCGCGGAGAACCTCTCCAGCGCCCTGCACAAGGTCAGCGAGATCTACGACCGGATCGGCTTCGCCGCGGTCGGCCGCTACAACGAGTTCGAGAACCTGCGGCGGGCCGGGGTGCGGATGGCCGACCTCAACGGGCTCAGCTACGACCGGCGGGACGTGACCGGCCGGGCGTTGGCGAACTGGTACGCGCAGCTCCTCGGCACGCTCTTCACCGAGCAGTCCAAGCCGTTCGAGGTGGAGCTGTGCGTGGCGCAGGTGGGGGCCACCGCGGAGCAGGACGAGCTGTACCGGTGCACCTACGACGGGTCGGTGACCGACGAGCCGGGCCGGATGGCGATGGGTGGGCAGGCCGAGGCGATCGCCGCGGTGCTCAAGACCGACCACCGGCCGGACATGTCGCTGGGCGGGGCGGTGAAGGTCGCGGTCAAGGCGTTGAGCAGCGTCGGCGGCGAGGGCGGCGTGGCCCGGACGATCGCCGCCGACCAGCTCGAGGTGGCGGTGCTGGACCGCACCCGGGTCGGGCGTACCTTCCGCCGGATCACCGGCGCGGCGTTGACTTCGTTGCTGGACGGCGGCGAGGAGCCCGCCCCGACGGCCCGTACGGAGACGGCGAAGCCGCCGGCTGCGCCGTCCGGCAAGCCGACCACCTCGGCCGGCTCCGCGGACCTGGAGGGGCAGGCCCCGGATACGCCCACCGAGGCGAGCACCGGCGAGACCCAGCCCTGA
- the dop gene encoding depupylase/deamidase Dop, protein MSVRRIMGTEVEYGISVPGQAGANPMVTSSQVVNAYGARPELNRGGRARWDYEEESPLRDARGFTYSGAAYDPAEALADEDLGLANVILTNGARLYVDHAHPEYSTPEVTNPRDVVRWDKAGERVMAEAARRAATIPGTHPIHLYKNNTDNKGASYGAHENYLMRRQTPFADIVAYLTPFFVTRQIVCGAGRVGIGQDGGQSGFQISQRADFFEVEVGLETTLKRPIINTRDEPHADADKYRRLHVIIGDANLSEISTYLKVGTTALILTMIEEKALGPDLGIADPVGELRTVSHDPSLTHRMRLRDGRRLTALDVQWAYYERVRSFVEDRYGADADEQTLDVLDRWEDVLDRLGRDVMLCADELDWVAKLRLLEGYREREKLGWGSHKLQLVDLQYSDVRPEKGLYHRLVSRGSMKTLLTDEQTRTAMTEPPEDTRAYFRGRCLADFPSEVVAASWDSVIFDVGRESLVRVPMMEPERGTRRHVGALFDRCESAKDLLETLTGG, encoded by the coding sequence ATGAGCGTACGACGGATCATGGGCACCGAGGTCGAGTACGGGATCTCCGTGCCCGGCCAGGCCGGAGCCAACCCGATGGTCACCTCGTCGCAGGTGGTCAACGCCTACGGCGCGCGGCCGGAGCTCAACCGGGGTGGCCGGGCGCGCTGGGACTACGAGGAGGAGTCACCGCTGCGCGACGCCCGGGGGTTCACCTACTCCGGGGCCGCGTACGACCCGGCCGAGGCGCTCGCCGACGAGGACCTGGGCCTGGCCAACGTCATACTCACCAACGGCGCGCGGTTGTACGTCGACCACGCCCACCCGGAGTACTCCACCCCCGAGGTGACCAATCCGCGTGACGTGGTCCGTTGGGACAAGGCGGGGGAGCGGGTGATGGCCGAGGCGGCCCGCCGGGCGGCCACCATCCCGGGCACCCACCCGATCCACCTCTACAAGAACAACACCGACAACAAGGGCGCCAGCTACGGCGCGCACGAGAACTATCTGATGCGCCGGCAGACGCCGTTCGCCGACATCGTGGCGTACCTCACGCCGTTCTTCGTGACCCGGCAGATCGTCTGCGGCGCCGGGCGGGTCGGCATCGGCCAGGACGGCGGCCAGAGCGGGTTCCAGATCTCCCAGCGGGCCGACTTCTTCGAGGTCGAGGTGGGGCTGGAGACGACGCTCAAGCGGCCCATCATCAACACCCGCGACGAGCCGCACGCCGACGCCGACAAGTACCGCCGCCTCCACGTGATCATCGGTGACGCCAACCTGTCGGAGATCTCCACGTACCTCAAGGTGGGCACCACCGCCCTGATCCTGACCATGATCGAGGAGAAGGCGCTCGGCCCGGACCTGGGCATCGCCGACCCGGTGGGCGAGTTGCGCACGGTCAGCCACGACCCGTCGCTGACCCACCGGATGCGACTGCGGGACGGCCGGCGGCTGACCGCCCTGGACGTGCAGTGGGCGTACTACGAGCGGGTCCGGTCGTTCGTGGAGGACCGGTACGGCGCCGACGCCGACGAGCAGACCCTCGACGTGCTGGACCGCTGGGAGGACGTGCTGGACCGGCTGGGCCGCGACGTGATGCTCTGCGCCGACGAGTTGGACTGGGTGGCCAAGCTGCGGCTGCTGGAGGGCTACCGGGAGCGGGAGAAGCTCGGTTGGGGCTCGCACAAGCTCCAACTCGTCGACCTCCAGTACTCCGACGTCCGGCCGGAGAAGGGCCTCTACCACCGGCTGGTGTCGCGGGGGTCGATGAAGACGCTGCTGACCGACGAGCAGACCCGGACGGCGATGACGGAGCCGCCGGAGGACACCCGGGCCTACTTCCGGGGCCGCTGTCTGGCCGATTTTCCCTCGGAGGTGGTCGCGGCGAGCTGGGACTCGGTCATCTTCGACGTCGGGCGTGAGTCGCTGGTGCGGGTGCCGATGATGGAGCCCGAGCGGGGGACCCGGCGACACGTCGGCGCGTTGTTCGACAGGTGCGAGAGCGCGAAGGACCTGCTGGAGACGTTGACCGGCGGCTGA
- the pafA gene encoding Pup--protein ligase — protein sequence MERRIFGIETEYGVTCTYRGQRRLSPDEVARYLFRRVVSWGRSSNVFLRNGARLYLDVGSHPEYATPECDSVVDLVAHDRAGERILEGLLIDAEKRLHDEGIAGEIYLFKNNTDSAGNSYGCHENYLVSRHGEFGRLADVLIPFLVTRQLICGAGKVLQTPRGAVYCLSQRAEHIWEGVSSATTRSRPIINTRDEPHADAERYRRLHVIVGDSNMNEVTTLLKVGSADIVLRMIEAGVVMRDLTLENPIRAIREVSHDITGRRKVRLASGKEISALEIQQEYLAKATEFVERRGGDQTAKRVVELWGRVLGAVESGDLGPVSREIDWVTKLRLIERYQRKHDLPLSHPRVAQMDLAYHDLRRGRGLYALLERRGQVDRVTTDPEIFEAKETPPQTTRARLRGEFIKQAQEKRRDFTVDWVHLKLNDQAQRTVLCKDPFRAYDERVERLIASM from the coding sequence ATGGAGCGGCGAATCTTCGGTATCGAGACCGAGTACGGCGTCACCTGCACCTACCGAGGGCAGCGGCGGCTCTCGCCCGACGAGGTCGCGCGTTACCTCTTCCGTCGGGTGGTGTCCTGGGGCCGGTCGAGCAACGTCTTCCTGCGCAACGGCGCCCGTCTCTACCTGGACGTCGGCTCGCACCCGGAGTACGCGACGCCGGAGTGCGACTCGGTGGTCGACCTGGTGGCGCACGACCGGGCGGGTGAGCGGATCCTGGAGGGGCTGCTGATCGACGCGGAGAAGCGGCTGCACGACGAGGGCATCGCGGGCGAGATCTACCTGTTCAAGAACAACACCGACTCGGCCGGCAACTCGTACGGCTGCCACGAGAACTACCTGGTCTCCCGGCACGGCGAGTTCGGCCGGCTGGCGGACGTGCTGATCCCCTTCCTGGTGACGCGGCAGTTGATCTGCGGCGCGGGAAAGGTGCTGCAGACGCCGCGCGGGGCGGTCTACTGCCTGTCGCAGCGGGCCGAGCACATCTGGGAGGGCGTCTCCTCGGCAACCACCCGCAGCCGGCCGATCATCAACACCCGCGACGAGCCGCACGCGGACGCCGAGCGGTACCGCCGACTGCACGTGATCGTCGGTGACTCCAACATGAACGAGGTCACCACGCTACTCAAGGTGGGCTCGGCGGACATCGTCCTGCGCATGATCGAGGCCGGCGTGGTGATGCGGGACCTCACCCTGGAGAATCCGATCCGGGCGATCCGGGAGGTGTCGCACGACATCACCGGTCGGCGGAAGGTGCGGCTGGCCTCCGGCAAGGAGATCAGCGCGCTGGAGATCCAGCAGGAGTACCTCGCCAAGGCGACCGAGTTCGTGGAGCGGCGGGGCGGCGACCAGACCGCCAAGCGGGTGGTGGAGCTGTGGGGTCGGGTGCTGGGCGCGGTGGAGAGCGGTGACCTGGGCCCGGTGTCCCGGGAGATCGACTGGGTGACCAAGCTCCGGCTGATCGAGCGTTATCAGCGCAAGCACGACCTGCCGCTGTCGCACCCGCGGGTGGCGCAGATGGATCTGGCGTACCACGACCTGCGGCGAGGTCGGGGCCTCTACGCGCTGCTGGAGCGGCGGGGCCAGGTCGACCGGGTGACCACCGACCCGGAGATCTTCGAGGCGAAGGAGACGCCGCCGCAGACCACCCGGGCCCGGCTGCGCGGCGAGTTCATCAAGCAGGCGCAGGAGAAGCGGCGGGACTTCACCGTCGACTGGGTGCACCTGAAGCTCAACGACCAGGCGCAGCGCACGGTGCTGTGCAAGGACCCGTTCCGGGCGTACGACGAGCGGGTGGAGCGGTTGATCGCGAGCATGTGA
- a CDS encoding ubiquitin-like protein Pup, whose amino-acid sequence MATRDSGGQSQSGKARQGEEVEDVTTEANPEVAERHAEITEDVDDLLDEIDSVLEENAEEFVRGYVQKGGQ is encoded by the coding sequence ATGGCTACCCGTGACAGCGGCGGTCAGTCCCAGTCGGGCAAGGCCCGGCAGGGCGAGGAGGTCGAGGACGTCACCACCGAGGCGAACCCGGAGGTCGCCGAGCGGCACGCCGAGATCACCGAGGACGTCGACGACCTGCTCGACGAGATCGACTCCGTCCTGGAAGAGAACGCCGAAGAATTTGTGCGGGGTTACGTACAAAAAGGAGGTCAGTGA
- a CDS encoding endonuclease VII domain-containing protein, with protein MGLSLDDRNGRRRCRDCGEWKPLDDFCASSKRPSGRGSYCKPCFNQRSKASYAKRAKEKHGREVATRRVLPEGHRFCADCGIVKPLTDFPRNRSDSSGYATYCKPCHNTRTREVRERLYGGSPEYHLRRRYGIGQREFDELLAEQGGVCAICRAPGPQHVDHDHRTGWVRGILCFNCNGGLGQFRDDQSRLAGAITYLRGTTWQRVLIHPGVYQLSSPTRGRPPSPSS; from the coding sequence ATGGGATTGTCTTTGGATGATCGGAACGGCCGACGCCGCTGTCGTGACTGCGGGGAATGGAAGCCGCTGGATGACTTCTGCGCCAGCAGCAAGCGTCCCAGCGGGCGTGGTAGCTACTGCAAACCGTGCTTCAACCAACGCTCGAAGGCCAGCTATGCGAAACGGGCGAAGGAGAAGCACGGTCGGGAGGTGGCGACCCGGCGTGTCCTTCCTGAGGGGCACAGGTTCTGCGCTGACTGTGGCATCGTCAAGCCGTTGACGGATTTTCCTCGTAACCGCTCCGACAGTTCGGGATACGCGACGTACTGCAAGCCGTGTCACAACACCAGGACCCGTGAGGTCAGGGAGCGGCTCTACGGCGGTAGCCCGGAATATCACCTGCGGCGGCGGTACGGGATCGGTCAGCGGGAGTTCGACGAGCTCCTGGCCGAGCAGGGCGGCGTGTGCGCGATCTGCCGCGCCCCCGGGCCGCAACATGTGGACCACGATCATCGCACCGGGTGGGTGCGCGGGATACTCTGCTTCAACTGCAACGGTGGTCTTGGACAGTTCCGTGACGATCAGTCGCGGCTGGCCGGGGCGATCACGTACCTGAGAGGAACCACGTGGCAGCGGGTTTTGATCCATCCGGGCGTCTACCAGCTGAGTTCACCAACGCGGGGACGTCCTCCTTCACCCAGTTCCTGA
- the prcB gene encoding proteasome subunit beta, which yields MAAGFDPSGRLPAEFTNAGTSSFTQFLSRVAPELMPGRRPLPPGMAADLAPHATTIVAISAAGGVVMAGDRRATMGNLIAQRDIEKVHPADAYSLVGIAGTAGIGIELMRLFQVELEHYEKIEGAMLSLDGKANRLAAMIRGNLGAAMQGLAVIPLFAGFDLAAPDPATAGRIFSFDVTGGPYEETGYEAIGSGSIFARSAMKKRYRAGLSVDEATRLAVEALYDAADDDTATGGPDLTRRIYPVVMTATAEGTHRLTAEETAALAERVVQGRMENPGG from the coding sequence GTGGCAGCGGGTTTTGATCCATCCGGGCGTCTACCAGCTGAGTTCACCAACGCGGGGACGTCCTCCTTCACCCAGTTCCTGAGTCGGGTGGCTCCGGAGCTGATGCCCGGCCGGCGGCCGTTGCCGCCCGGCATGGCCGCCGACCTCGCGCCGCACGCGACGACCATCGTCGCCATCTCGGCCGCGGGTGGCGTGGTGATGGCCGGCGACCGGCGGGCCACCATGGGCAATCTGATCGCCCAGCGGGACATCGAGAAGGTGCACCCCGCCGACGCGTACTCGCTGGTCGGCATCGCCGGCACCGCCGGCATCGGCATCGAGCTGATGCGACTGTTCCAGGTGGAGCTGGAGCACTACGAGAAGATCGAGGGCGCGATGCTCTCGCTGGACGGCAAGGCCAACCGGCTGGCCGCGATGATCCGGGGCAACCTTGGCGCGGCCATGCAGGGCCTGGCCGTGATCCCGCTGTTCGCCGGCTTCGACCTGGCCGCGCCGGACCCGGCCACGGCTGGGCGGATCTTCAGCTTCGACGTCACCGGCGGCCCGTACGAGGAGACCGGCTACGAGGCGATCGGCTCGGGCTCGATCTTCGCCCGGTCGGCGATGAAGAAGCGGTACCGCGCCGGGCTCTCCGTCGACGAGGCGACCCGGTTGGCCGTCGAGGCGCTCTACGACGCCGCCGACGACGACACCGCCACCGGCGGCCCGGACCTCACCCGGCGGATCTACCCGGTGGTGATGACCGCGACGGCGGAGGGGACGCACCGGCTCACCGCCGAGGAGACCGCCGCGCTCGCCGAGCGCGTGGTCCAGGGCCGGATGGAGAATCCGGGCGGCTGA